The Paraburkholderia fungorum genome window below encodes:
- a CDS encoding GMC family oxidoreductase gives MIDYLILGGGSAGCVLAARLSEDAGTNVCLVEAGRDISAATMPDAIRSRYPGRAYLDTRNIWRQLKARMRTSGSPRRYEQARLLGGGSAINALMANRGAPADYDEWASLGASGWDWESCLPYFRKLETDCDFSGPRHGSDGPLRIQRPAWARISPFVRAVLHTLDENGHALHDDQNGPWQDGTFIGSIGVSANGERLPTSVCYLDDATRARPNLTIRTGEVAARILFDGRRACGARIVRADGTSEDVRARRVIVSSGAIHSAALLLRSGVGPAPELKTHGIEIVADRAGVGRNLMEHPSIAVSTFLPRNARTPYPDEHHEQAVVRFSSGLPNTVPGDMHGAILSRSGWHSVGYRLGTLFFWVNKSYSRGRVTLASSDAHDEPHVDFAMLSDPRDLARLKLALRFGAAQLASPSLAAHRDVIFPSSYSPRVAAVAVPGVWNALQRGALSGLLDIAGPLRGTLIKRVVTQGVGIDDLLADDRAMTEFVTRSVGGTWHPSGTCRMGSPDDPLAVTDQHGAVYGVDGLYVCDASLMPSIPCANTNVPTIMIAEKVADGLRKADAGRAR, from the coding sequence GTGATCGACTATCTGATTCTGGGCGGCGGCTCCGCCGGCTGCGTGCTGGCCGCGCGCCTGTCGGAAGACGCAGGCACGAACGTATGCCTCGTCGAAGCGGGTCGCGATATCTCGGCTGCGACGATGCCGGACGCGATCCGCAGCCGTTACCCAGGACGCGCCTATCTCGACACGCGCAACATCTGGCGGCAACTCAAGGCGCGCATGCGCACGAGCGGCTCGCCCCGCCGGTACGAACAGGCGCGCCTGCTCGGCGGCGGTTCCGCGATCAATGCGCTGATGGCCAATCGCGGCGCGCCCGCCGACTACGACGAATGGGCATCGCTCGGCGCATCGGGCTGGGATTGGGAGTCGTGTCTGCCCTACTTCCGCAAGCTCGAAACCGATTGCGACTTTAGCGGACCGCGCCACGGCAGCGACGGACCGCTGCGGATCCAGCGCCCCGCCTGGGCGCGCATCTCGCCGTTCGTGCGCGCGGTGCTGCATACGCTCGATGAAAACGGCCATGCGCTGCACGACGATCAGAACGGACCGTGGCAAGACGGCACGTTCATCGGCTCGATCGGCGTGAGTGCGAACGGCGAGCGCCTGCCGACCTCCGTCTGCTATCTCGACGATGCGACCCGCGCCCGCCCCAATCTCACGATACGCACGGGTGAAGTCGCCGCGCGCATCCTGTTCGACGGCCGGCGCGCGTGCGGTGCGCGCATCGTCCGCGCGGACGGCACGAGCGAGGACGTGCGTGCGCGCCGGGTGATCGTGTCGTCCGGTGCGATTCATAGCGCCGCGTTGCTGTTGCGCAGCGGCGTCGGCCCCGCGCCCGAACTGAAGACGCACGGCATCGAAATCGTCGCGGATCGGGCGGGCGTCGGACGCAATCTGATGGAGCATCCTTCGATCGCCGTCTCCACGTTCCTGCCGCGCAACGCTCGCACGCCGTATCCCGACGAACATCACGAGCAGGCCGTCGTACGGTTTTCATCGGGGCTGCCCAACACCGTTCCCGGCGACATGCACGGCGCAATCCTGTCGCGCTCGGGGTGGCATTCGGTCGGCTATCGGCTCGGGACGCTGTTCTTCTGGGTCAATAAATCGTATTCGCGCGGACGGGTGACGCTCGCCTCGTCCGACGCGCACGATGAACCCCACGTCGATTTTGCGATGCTGTCCGATCCGCGCGATCTGGCGCGCCTGAAGCTCGCGCTGCGCTTCGGCGCGGCACAACTCGCCTCGCCTTCGCTGGCGGCGCATCGCGATGTGATCTTTCCATCGAGCTATTCGCCTCGCGTGGCGGCGGTGGCGGTGCCGGGTGTCTGGAATGCGCTGCAGCGCGGCGCGTTGAGCGGGCTGCTCGATATCGCCGGGCCGTTGCGCGGCACGTTGATCAAACGCGTGGTGACGCAAGGGGTCGGTATCGACGATCTGCTCGCCGACGATCGCGCCATGACGGAATTCGTCACGCGGTCGGTTGGCGGCACGTGGCACCCTTCAGGCACTTGCCGGATGGGTTCGCCCGATGATCCGCTGGCCGTGACCGATCAGCATGGCGCGGTGTATGGCGTCGACGGTCTGTACGTTTGCGACGCGT